The stretch of DNA ctctttattcaacccgacCGCCTCCCACataatatttcatgaccctaaacccgCCGCCCTGTGGATATAACCGCGGGACTGCTGCTTATTAGTCAATGCATCACTAGTGTGTGTTACATCTCAATGATTTGACCTTATGTCTGTACAGATTATTGTGGCCAAGCCCAACATCCTTCTCCCTGCCTCTGTGAGTGCCCTGAAGAAGGCATCACGCCTGATGGAGTTGGTCCCTACTGTCCGgccctgcagggagcagctggacaAGAAGACACAGTGGACCAACACCAACGAGGAGAGCCTGAGGAGGATTAAAAAAAAACTGGCCTCCATAGAGCTCGACCTGGAGGAAGGCCTGAACAAGGTCAACGACGGTCAGGACATCAACCAAGAGAGGCAGAAGAATGAGGGATGCTTCAGAGCCTGGATTGAGAAGTGGAtggggaagaggaaggaggaaaGACTGAGGGATGAAGATGTGAATAGGGAAGATAAAGGGAGGATGGGCGAGGAAGTGAGGGCACTGATCCAAGTGATGAAGAGAAACTGCAGTGAAAGTGATCTTGAGGCAGTAAACCTGGACAGTTGGCTGAATGACTTGGAAAGGTTGAAAGTGGCCTTCAAGAAATGCACTGGAGAGATGGCCGAAATGGTAGAGAGCATGGCAGAAATGCAGAAAAAATAACTATGTCCAGAGCTTTGTAAATGAATCTTACTTATTGAGTGTAGTCATGTATCTAATGTATTTATAGATTagtcatacagtatatctacagatTTTGTATAACATAGCACTGTCCTAACAGTTTGTTTGTTGTTTCTGGTCTTACAGAGCCCAGGGAAAGTCTCTGGTCCTGTGTctggcctctctcctcttgtgACCTCAGCACCCCGGACCCTGGCTGAAGCCCTACAAGCCCTGCCCTCTGCTGTGGCCCGTCCCTCCCAAAAGGATGTCCCAAAGCCTCCGACACCTCCAAGCCCTGTCTCTGTCATTGTTGCTTCGCCTGCTGTGGAGTACTTACCATACCACCGCAGCCCTCGCCTGGCCCCAATCACCAACCTGAGTGAGAACGGCAGGAAGCTGCTCCAGAAAATGTCAGGAGTGACGCCACAGGTGAGAGGAAACAGGAAGGGAATATTAGCCATATTTCCTTCTACAGTATATCATACCTCTAGATACCATAGCTCAAGAGTAGAAAATAGCCATAAGCTTATATTACTTTATCTCCTTGTCCAAAATATTCAGGAAAGGAAGGTCAAAAGGAAAAAGACCAAGGGAAAAAAGCAAGTGAAGAAAGAGAAGGCCAGTAAGATGCAGCAGGTGGAAAATGTTGGAGAAACTAAGGAGGACAAGAAAGATGAAAAGAAGAGTCTGAGGAAGAGGTGAGGAAATAGAAGAGGGGAACATAACAAGGGCGTTTTAGAGATTTATAGAAATAGAATGAGGTAGAGAAATATAGAAATTGAATGAGGTAGCAGAGAAAGAGCAGCTATCTGATGTTTAATGGCAAACTACTATTTATTCTCCTGTTGTGTTTGATTGACAGGTTTCTCCAGTGGCTGCTGCCCAAACTGAGATGTTCGAAGAAATAATGgccaactactactacaacacacacacacacacacacacacacacacatactattgatATTGGTCTCATTGTTATATTTTGAGATATGCACcattcttaaaaaaataaaaaagacccAATAATTATATTGGTTCCCATACAGCCTACTAGGGTAGCGTATGATAATGGGTTGGATTTACATAGCGTGTAGTTATCAGGCTTGAAAATATAGCCAGGAGATGCAGGGTCAACACCCCTACTCATGTCATAAGTGCCATGAGAtgtttagtgaccacagagagataGGACCTCTGTGTGCACAGTCTCATCCGAAGGACAGCACCGGCCGCAGGGCAGTGTCTGGCATTGGGGTCTTAGGTCTTCTTTGGCCAAAGGGAAGTGAAGAGGGCCAGTATGAGAGAGCACAAACTTTCTTAGCAGATAATGATAACATGACAACAGTAGCTGTAGATGATGTAATGAAAAGTTGGAGGGTGGTTGGTAATGGAGAACATCGGGTGGATCCacgtctgggtgttgggcagGACCCTTAGCTCCTGGAGAACAGGAGTAGagttaaagggaacagggtaggCGACAGAGACGTAAACACTCCGGtagctctccttctgtttctcctgcGCCTTGTCCATGTTCTGTCTCACCTTGATTGATGACAGGAATACATGCAATTATATTTCATATTACAAATATATTTCTTACATATCTCTTGGAGGGACAGAAAATACATTAACAGAGGACAATCATTTTTACCTGGTCAAAAACCTCCACGTCCTTCTCAGTCTGTGCTTGAAGATAGTACTCAAAGGCGTTCTGATCTGGTTCGACAACTTCCACCACATC from Oncorhynchus kisutch isolate 150728-3 linkage group LG28, Okis_V2, whole genome shotgun sequence encodes:
- the LOC116358077 gene encoding uncharacterized protein LOC116358077 isoform X1 encodes the protein MFCANQLMKMYPSENKMDRSDERIRRALRRRPYVLNPVRVNSPDSVMWPTGKVHRRPRPSGRVTRLMERNYDGVISSSNSDDISIYSFTDCESEIIVAKPNILLPASVSALKKASRLMELVPTVRPCREQLDKKTQWTNTNEESLRRIKKKLASIELDLEEGLNKVNDGQDINQERQKNEGCFRAWIEKWMGKRKEERLRDEDVNREDKGRMGEEVRALIQVMKRNCSESDLEAVNLDSWLNDLERLKVAFKKCTGEMAEMSPGKVSGPVSGLSPLVTSAPRTLAEALQALPSAVARPSQKDVPKPPTPPSPVSVIVASPAVEYLPYHRSPRLAPITNLSENGRKLLQKMSGVTPQERKVKRKKTKGKKQVKKEKASKMQQVENVGETKEDKKDEKKSLRKRFLQWLLPKLRCSKK
- the LOC116358077 gene encoding uncharacterized protein LOC116358077 isoform X2; the encoded protein is MFCANQLMKMYPSENKMDRSDERIRRALRRRPYVLNPVRVNSPDSVMWPTGKVHRRPRPSGRVTRLMERNYDGVISSSNSDDISIYSFTDCESEIIVAKPNILLPASVSALKKASRLMELVPTVRPCREQLDKKTQWTNTNEESLRRIKKKLASIELDLEEGLNKVNDGQDINQERQKNEGCFRAWIEKWMGKRKEERLRDEDVNREDKGRMGEEVRALIQVMKRNCSESDLEAVNLDSWLNDLERLKVAFKKCTGEMAEMSPGKVSGPVSGLSPLVTSAPRTLAEALQALPSAVARPSQKDVPKPPTPPSPVSVIVASPAVEYLPYHRSPRLAPITNLSENGRKLLQKMSGVTPQVSPVAAAQTEMFEEIMANYYYNTHTHTHTHTHTIDIGLIVIF